A genomic window from Scomber scombrus chromosome 18, fScoSco1.1, whole genome shotgun sequence includes:
- the LOC134000051 gene encoding ornithine decarboxylase-like, with the protein MSLQASVTTNRSALQVLSSENCDIEILEKGKTINDFLDNKIKERGSTGNDLPFYVANLDVVFKRHLLWLTHLPRVKTFFAVKCNNSPAVIQMLRALDTGFDCASKGEIQMALSLGVTPDKIIYAHTTKPRTHIKYARAHGVNLMTFDNEIELQKISQYHPKAKLVLRIAVDDSKSLLRLNAKFGARLDTIERLLERAEHLDLEIIGVSFHVGSGCTDSSAFKQAISDARHVFDLADSMGFQMRLLDIGGGFSLTGNCKAIFTEFAETINGALDEFFPPDCGVEIMAEPGRYYVESAFTLATCVNAKRVDTDPMAKHYNGEENSSVKMVYYINDGVYGSLNCLINDPAHTSVTPYLHKAVDGSEQQYQSVIWGPTCDSLDKIIENFWIPELEVGDWLLVDDMGAYSISILTDFNCFERAQICPVLTAETWYALNLF; encoded by the exons ATGAGTTTGCAAG CATCAGTAACTACAAACAGATCAGCTTTGCAAGTTTTGTCCTCTGAGAATTGTGACATCGAAAttttagaaaaaggaaagacaaTTAATGATTTCCTAGACAACAAAATCAAAGAACGTGGATCAACG GGCAATGATCTACCCTTCTATGTGGCAAATCTAGATGTTGTGTTTAAGAGACACCTCTTGTGGCTTACTCACTTACCTCGAGTCAAGACTTTCTTTGCAGTGAAATGCAACAACTCACCGGCAGTTATCCAGATGCTAAGAGCTCTGGACACAGGTTTTGACTGTGCCAGCAAG GGTGAGATTCAGATGGCCCTGTCCCTCGGAGTGACACCGGATAAAATCATTTACGCACATACAACCAAACCACGTACCCACATCAAATATGCCCGCGCTCACGGAGTAAATCTGATGACTTTTGATAATGAGATTGAGCtccaaaaaatttctcaatATCATCCCAAAGCCAA ACTAGTGCTCCGCATCGCAGTGGATGATTCCAAATCGCTGTTGAGACTCAATGCAAAGTTTGGAGCCAGACTGGATACCATTGAAAGGCTTCTGGAACGAGCTGAACACCTGGACTTAGAGATCATTGGAGTCAGCTTCCATGTAGGTAGCGGGTGCACTGACAGTTCAGCTTTCAAGCAGGCCATATCAGATGCCCGACATGTGTTTGACCTAGCA GATTCGATGGGATTCCAGATGAGACTCTTGGACATTGGTGGAGGATTCTCTTTGACTGGGAACTGTAAAGCAATATTTACAGAg TTTGCAGAAACCATTAATGGAGCACTGGATGAATTCTTCCCGCCTGACTGTGGGGTGGAGATTATGGCAGAACCAGGCCGATACTACGTAGAATCAGCCTTCACACTGGCAACGTGCGTCAATGCCAAAAGAGTCGACACAGATCCAATGGCCAAACACTACa ATGGTGAGGAAAACAGCTCTGTCAAAATGGTCTACTACATTAATGATGGAGTGTATGGCTCCTTGAATTGCCTCATCAACGATCCTGCCCACACCAGTGTTACACCATACCTTCACAAG GCTGTTGATGGCAGCGAGCAGCAATACCAGTCTGTCATTTGGGGTCCAACCTGCGACAGCCTtgacaaaataattgaaaactTCTGGATTCCTGAGCTGGAAGTGGGGGACTGGCTTCTT